AGCTTATGATTTTGAGTCCTGACGAAGGAAGACAGGGCTTCCTCTCCACCCAAAACTTGGATGTCTTAGCCGGGCACATCCAGGCGAAGAACGACTAACTTGGTAGGTTTGGGTAACGGCCTCAATGGGCGGGGCGGGTCCAGGGCATGCCAGTCTCTGATTGGCTGCGCTGTCAGTCGCTCCGTCCGTTTTTCCATAAGACGCACCGGCGGCCGGCGCAGCGCGACGCGGCGCTGGTGCGGAGGCTGTGGGCGCGTCTCGCTCCGCGTGTGCACAGCGTCCGTCCTTCTCCGTCCGGAGGCAACCGGCCAGACCCGCGGACCCACAGCCGCAGGCCGCCGGGGGCCGGGGGATGCCGGGCTGCCGCATCAGCGCCTGCGGCCCGGGGGCCCAGGAAGGGACGGCCGAGCCGGGGTCCCCGCCGCCGCCCCGAGAGCCCCTGCCGTCCCCTCAGCCCCAGCTCCCAACTCCGACCTTGACCCCAGCCCAAGCCCCATCGGAAGCGGTCCCAGAGCCGGCAGGCGCGGTCGAGGGGCTGGAGCTGCAGCGCTGGCGCCAGGGCGCTGGCGGGGGCGCTAGGGGTCCCGGGCCGGCAGCGGTCCCGGGCAGCGGCgcagcgggggcgggggggcgcgCGCTGGAGCTGGCTGAGGCGCGGCGGCGGCTGTTGGAGGTGGAGGGCCGCCGGCGCCTGGTGTCGGAGCTGGAGAGTCGCGTGCTGCAGCTGCACCGCGTCTTCTTGGCCGCCGAGCTGCGCCTGGCGCACCGCGCGGAGAGCCTGGGTCGCCTGAGCGGCGGCGTGGCGCAAGCCGAGCTCTACCTGGCGGCGCACGGGCCGCGCCTCAAGAAGGGCCCACGCCGTGGCCGccgcgcccgcccgcccgcgcTGCTCGCCTCGGCGCTCGGCCTGGGCGGCTGCGTGCCATGGGGCGCCGGGCGCCTACGGCGAGGCCACGGCCCCGAGCCCGACTCGCCCTTCCGCCGCAGCCCGCCCCGGGGCCCCGCCTCCCCCCAGCGCTGACCTCGGCGCCCGGACCCCCCGGCCACGCCAGATCGGCTGTCGCTGAGATACCCACCGAAGGACTGTGGACTGCCGGCTGGAGGGACGGTGTCACCGACGGGGATGGACAGGCAGACTGACCGCAGAAAGAGACAGTCGGGGGGCCGGGGGCCCAGTAATGGACTCTGAGGTGCAGTATTAGCGGTTGGTGCATCTGGGGGGCGCGGGGTGGGTGATGTAGGGCTCCCGATCTCTCTTGGGATTTATGGAGTCTGCTGGGTCCCTGATAAAGCTGTCCACTTTCTGTGGCCGCCTCTCCCAGACCACCTGGGGGAGTGAGGTGGTAGCACCAAGTCCTCAGTGGGGAGTTGGACAAATTCACTGTGCTCAGATCCCAGGAGGGGTCCGGCAGCAAACTTTTACCAGTTTGAGCCTGCTGCACCCCCCACCCTCACCTCCACCCGCGTTACTTTTCCTAGGTTCCGTGGGAGTGTAGCAAGAGTCTTGCCCTTGAAGTTGCTGCTTTCTGACAGTGCCCAGTTCTGTCTTCGGGAGGGCAGAATAATGAGGTCAGGGATGGGTTGGGAGCTGGCACAGGGATGTACCACTGAGTTCTCTTCTAAACCCCTGTTTCCCTTTTGGGGAGATGGAATCCCAGAGGGGTTGAAGGTTTGTTCCCATCATACTTATACTCAGGCACTCCTGCCTCTAGGAGACAGGTCTTTTCTCATGCCCTCATGCAGCCTTGACAAGACTACCCCAAAAAACCTGTAAGACTACAGCTGGCAGAAAACCAGAGCCCAGTGTTTGGCAACTACCTACAACCTCATTTGCCTTTCTCGGGGCTGTAACATGGCAGGACCTAGGGAACCCTTTACCCCAACCTAGCCGCTAAGATGGCTCTGCCAGGGATGGAGCCAGGTGATATTCTTTAACAGGCCCCAGGGAACAGGTGTGGCATCAGCTGCTGGAAAGGGGGGCCTTAAAGGGCCAAACCTGAAATAAAATTTGCTTCTCTTCTTATTCAGATGCCCCTTGGGCTCCCCATCCTCTGACTGCACTCAGCTGTGAATGGTCTGGCTGCTGCTGTCGTGCTGCTCACTGACTGAGTTGACTGCAGCCTCCCTCACTTGTCAGTCTGGGAAGTGGGTATCACCACCTACCGCAAGGGCTGTGTGAGGTTAGCATGGGGGCAGAGCTCTTTCTTCTGCCCCCACAAGTCATGcaagaatattttattcttttagatctCATGGTTAGCCCTAGAAACATGTACTGCTTTTGCTGATGGAGCCAGGAGCTAATTTAAAGGAGTCCTCTTTTTACAGAGAGGAGAAGGGAGTTCTCAAGGTCACATACCAGTGAGGGACAGAACCAGTCCTAGGCTTGTGTGTGCCCTTCCCATAGTGTCTCTTCCCCTGTCCGGGGGGTGGGGACTGGGGAGGGTTGGGGTCTGGTCCTTGTCTGCTCTGTGACCTAGAACATAGCCCCCTCTCTGGGTCAGTTTACTCTCTGACCATAACTGTCCCTCCCCCATATCAGGGTTTGGGaatggggagaaggaggaggaggaggataaCGTCAGAGTCACGGGACTCTGGTCTAATCCTGCTCAGGTCAGGTGCACAACTCTGACAGGCTGAGTCCCAGGGAACCACACCTGACTTTCCCCCATCAGCCCTTCCTCTTCCTGGGTACCAAAGTTGGGCTGGTTTCTTGGCTAACAGCCAGGCCTTCCTGAACCCCTTTTTAGCTGGCAAAGAGAGGACCAGGAGGACGAGAGCCCCTGAGACAAAGATTGGagaccaggagagcagtgagggatGCTGGCATCCTTGGCTTTCCCAGAAAGGGAGAACCTTCCAAAGCCACTTGGGTCCTTTGAGAGCTAGAGGCCCAGTGAGGACAGGAACTTGCTGGAGGTGACACAGTGGGGGCTTTCTGGCCACAGTGCTAGGCTGCAGCCAGAACTGTTTTCTGGCTGGGTGCCAGGGGGGCACTTGACCCAGGGAAGCTTTTAGCTGATGGTGTAAAGTGCTCATCAGCCACCACAATTTTGCCTTTGACCGGGATTTATTGATAATCAGCTTTGGCTTGGTTTGgaggaggaggggacagggaattAGAGGTGGTTCTTGCTGGGGAAAATGCTGTATCAGAGGAGTAATGGAGATTGGCCCTGCTGTCAAAGGTGGCTTCTGACTCCCCCTCCACTTCTGGCTGCCCCACTGTCCCTCATAAAGAGGCTTGGCCAGATCACACAGCACTCTGTGACTTGAGCCCTGGCTCCTGGTAGTGGTCTGTCCATTACCTCTCACCTGGGTAACAAAAGTCACCTTCTCACACCTGTGTGGGCCACCTAGGGCCCCCCTCTAGGAGCTCGCCAGCCTGGCTCCATTTTCTCCTTGATCAGCAGACGTTCGTATCTACTCAGTAAAGGGCCTCAAGAAGCAGAGCTGAATCAGAGGGTCTCGGCTTTTAAGAGATTATGTCTCCCAGCCCTCCTTCAGGCAGCCTTCTTTCCTGGTGGTCCCCATCCCAGGGGGCTTCCTGGGGGCTGGACAGTTTGTGTTGTTGGAGGGCTACAACCCTGCCCTTGGGTAGGAAATTGGCTCTACCCCGCCCTCCTAACTTCATGAACACTTTCTTGATGGTCCCAGTTCTGGGGCTGGACTGAGAGCAGGGATCTTGGGGGAGATGTGCTGTGAGGACATTAGTGGCCACCAGTGAATCCGGGACCTCAGCAAAGGGAAATGAGGGCAACAAGAGCCTTTATTCAGACTGATGTCCGAAGCTGGGAGACCAGTTCAGGGTTTCTCTGGGCCCCGCCCCTCACCTGGGTAACCCCTCCATCCGTTTGGCGCATCTGTGTGCAGTCTGGTCCAGGCCGGAGCTGTATGAGGGCATCTCGGGTCAACGCCACCAGAGAGCGGTGTGGGGCTGCTTCGCAGGCCGTAAGCAATGGCACCTTGCAGGCTGTGGGGCGTGGCTTGGAACAGGCTTGGTCCTTAGTGTCTCCGCCCTCACCTGTTCCCTTCACGGCGGTACCGAGGCTTCCTTGGCCTAGAGCCTTCGCTTTAAGGGTCGGTTTGGCAGAGGGAGCAGGTAGTGGTGGTTGGTGAGGCACAAGAGTGGGCACGTAGTTTCAGTGATAGCCTACtgggctgggtgggtttggaggCTGGAGCTGCACCCATCACCAGCCTTCTGGGGGCAGGGACTAACCTGGAGAAGAGGTGAGGAGACCCTTCAGCTGGGTGGAGCCCCGGTTCTCAGGGAGGGAGTCTATCAGGACAGGCTTCCTGGAAAGAGGGGTTGCCCCTGGTGGAAGTTACCATCAGAGTAAAAGCCCGGAGTCATTTCACTCCACGCAGATTTGTTACACTGATAATTGATCAGAACACCCTGCCCAGCTGCCAACCCGGAGACTGAGGTGGCCTCCTAGAGATTAGGCTGAAGCGACCAACGGGGCCAAGTTCTAGGAGGATCCCTTTACTGACAGCTGGGTCCCTCAAGAAAATCCTGGGCACCCAGGCTTCTCAGAGCTGAAGGAGAGGCTCAGTGCCTTATAGCCAGCAGGAGAGGAGGTATTTGGGAAAGCTTGGAGATGCCAGGCCATCAGGACTTTGAACCGGTTCTTCTTCCTTCAAGTTCGACCCCCTGCTGACAATTTGCATTTCTTCTACTCCTCTCCCCCATAATATAttgatcagaatctgcattttaacataaTCACCTggcaatcttgttaaaatgtacattctgattcagtatatctgggttggaaaagcaaattctcagcaagcgTTGAACCAGAATGAGCCTATTTGAAATCCTGCCAGCTGCCCTCTTCCCCCGCTAGGCCTTGGCTGCACCCTGGAAGGGAACCCTTGTTTCTGTAATAATGGTAGCTACCTCCTctatgccaggctctgtgctaagcaTATTACACCCGTGCAAAGTAGGGGTTATCATCCCCATTTCCAGTGAGGAAACTAAGGGTCAAGGAGCCTACAAGTAGGGATCCCTTGAGCATTAGGCTATGTGGCTTTTCGTTCATTAGGCTGATGAGGGCGCCATTTGGAGGGGAGGATTTCTGGGCTCTCACCTTTAAGGCTGGGTACAGTGACCCCCGGTCCTTGGTTCTGGGGAGGGATGCGATGAGACTCTAGAGGGGTGGCATAAGGTGCCCAATCCTGCCAAGCCCTGGGCACACCGCCAGCCTGGTTGTCTGGGCCCTGGGGCATGAGTCAGGTTGAGTCAGCACACCTGGCTTCTGACAGGGGTGGGCCCCGGATGAtgagggctgggggcagggccTGGGCTTGCCTTggagggctgcctcctctctctgctggaATGTTTGGTGCAGAGGAGAGCAAAGAGCCTGGCCCTGGATAGCAGAGGAGGAGGGTGACAAGCTccgtggggtggggtggggcggtggggtggggtggagtacAGAAAGTGCCCAGATTTGGAACAAGACAGACCTGGGATTCAGTCCTGGCCTGGAACTTCACAGCTGGGCTACCTGGGACAAGTCACTTCTCTGAGCTGctgcttcttcttcctcctcttcttagTCTTCTTCTGGGGGTAGGCAGCTAGGGAGGAGATAACTTCAGAGTATTAAATGAGAGGTTCCATTAAGTGCCTAGTACATAGTAAAATAGTAGGAATCTATAAATGTTTACTGGAAGAAAGCTGCCCAGTCCAGGAGAGACGAACAGAACAGAGCCCCCAGGCAGTGTGGGCTTTGCTTTTCCAGAGCATCACCATATCAGGAATCCCTAGAACGGTCCTCCTCCCAGCCTCCCCACCCCATGCCTGGGGAACGCCATAAGGGGAGAGGTGGAAGAGGGGGCAGGAACATTCCATTCTAGCTGCTCAGACCAGTGGGGATGCCAGCCAAGGACAAAGGCCCAAGGGAActtctgctgcttccaggggcccACCCCTTCCAGGGTGGGAGCCAATGGAGGCCTATTTCATAATATTGCCCCCTATACCTTCTGTCTATAGTGGCCCCTCTTAAGGAGGTGGGTGTGGAGGGGATTGGGTGGGGCCGGGTGGCTGTGGGAAAGAGGTAATTAAAGCTCTTGAAATTATTCTTCCCAGCTCCTCCCAGCTCCTCTGAGCCTCTATTCTGTGGATCTGGATTCCTGGATTCTGCTCTTCCCTGGGCACCTCCTTCAGGAAGACGTCTTGAATTGACCCTGCGCAACTTCAGCACCCTCCTCACTTCACAGGAGCCCTTCACTTTATAGGGGCAAGGGACTCAATCCTGGGAGGTTGCCTATACTAAGAATTTCCTTATGTATGCCACACTGGACTTCAGCTTACGTTGTACAATTGGAGATGTTACAACAGGCCCCTGAGATGTAATCAGATTACTAAAGGGTGCAGCAGACATTTCCGATGTGAAAAGGAAAAGAGTTTCTTTTTGAAGTGTCATCATTCTTAAACAAGTTACAGTGCAGGTGGGTCTCCATGTCGGTAGATGTCATTGCCTCTCGGTCTAACTGCTTTGGGAGGCCTGTTTGAATTCCCTCAGTGTCCGTCATCCACTGACCTTGCTCTCCCTGTGTGGGAGCGTGCATGTGGCCCCTCAGAAAGACAATCAGCTGCTGGTTCCTAGAGAGGACACAACTTTTTCTCAGGAAGAGGTGGTGGCAACAGAAAAATGTGAAAAAGGAATCACAGTTATCCAAATATCCTAATCGTAGAGGGGAAGGGGGCACATTTACTCACACACAGCGCAGACCTTGTAGAATTCTGCAAAGTGAATGTATATCGACACAGTCCCCTGACTTATACATGctggaaaaataaatttcagtaatTTGAGGCAAATGTGTATAGCTTTGAGGTTTACTTTGCAGGTGTCCATGTCGCCTTTCCTTTGTGCTTATATCTGTCACGGTTCTTTAAGTTGGCAGTTCCTGGAGCAGCTTTTGTTCAGTTACATTTGGCAGCCTGGACACGTCCACTGATTTGCAGACTGATTTCTCCCTTGACCTAGCTCAGAGCCGACcctctccaggaagtcttccttgATGAAGGATGTGGTGAGGAAGGCTGGGGATGGCAATGCACATGAGGCTGGTGACACTAAGGGAGGTTGTGCATGTCTGTGATAACATGGCAGCACGATGACCTGTGTGGGATTGCGTGTCAGTGTTGGTTACTGGATGAATCTGTTTTGTCAGCCAGGGTTCCAGCAGGAGACGGCACACCAAACTGGGAAGAGTTTTTTTAAAAGGGACTACTTCCaaaggagggagccctggtggtgcaaaaggttaagtgctcgacgGCTAACCAAAtgggtggcagttcgaacccacccagtggctccatagatggaaaaccctatggggccattctactctgtcacatggggtcactatgggttcaAAAccacttgactgcacctaacaacgttTCCAAAGATGTGGGCGATTAGGAAGCTTACAAGGGGTGGTGCAGTGCCCTGGAGCTAGCAACAGTGGGAGCCTTTACAACTCCTAGACCATAAGGGGTGAGGGAGAGGAGGGCATAGGAACCTGAGAGTGTAGATGATAGGAGCACTGGCCTTTGGTTGAAGGATGCAGCCAACCATGGCAAACTGGTGGGGAGGAAGCAGCGGGAATAAgcacctctctctcctccctcccctcagtCTCCTGCTGGGGCCTCTCATTGGCTAAAACCAACAGGAAGCCAGGGAACAAGGGAGTCATTGATGCAGTCCACATGGGTCAGCCTCCCCAGGGCactgggagggggaaggaagggtGGAGGGACCAGCACATCACTAACTGCCTGGGGGGTGTATCTTCTGTTCCCCAAAGTTCAGTAATACTTCTTCCGCCTCTGggactttctctcttccttttgggTCCAAAGGCGTGGGTGGATTGTTGCTTGGAGAGCACTGTGGGGTTGGGGGGGAGGGACAAGGCTCTCCCCTCTTCTCAGCCATCCCCTCATTGGCTCTGACTCCCACTTCCTGATTCCTGCCTGTCCtggcatcttaggtggctgcagAAATTGTCCATGAGAAGAGCAATGTCAGCCACTGAGTCAGTGTTTTTTCTCACACCCAGAAACACTGTACCACCCCCAAATACAACCACAGGCATGCCTGTTGCCACCACAGGCCCCTGTCATGGTCACCGCAGCCACGGCTAGAGTCATATGTACATCAAGAAAATATCTTGGCACTCTGCTACACTCTGCCATAGTCATAAAATGACAAATGTCACAGTAATACAAACTATTTCACTGTCACATGTCAAACATGCTGTCATACATGTTAAAGAGATATACTCTGTCACAATCATCCATGTGAAATCAATGATGTAGGAGCAGGGTGGCCAACAGGTTAACAGCAATGGCCATGGAGTCAGACAAGCCTGCTTgacctctctggcctcagtttcctcgtctgtaaatggggatgataatacttCCTCTTTCCTCATGGAATTTTgaggatgaaatgaaataatgatCAAGAAGATcttagcacaacttgaagaaggtaatcgatgtcactgaattgtacatggagaagcagttgaattggtgtgttttgctgtatatatatattctcaacaccCAAGACCTTAGTACAGTTCCTAGCCTGGAGTAAGACACTCCAGAAATGGTAGCTGTTACTGTGAATTCCCGTCTCACCCTCCCACATCCACACCCCTGTGCATTTATTCGGATCAGCAGCAGTGAGCACACACACACCCGCACAGGCCAGCCAGGTACCCTGGGATCCACACACCCATCCGAGCAGCGCGTGTGCCCTCCCCTAGACATGCCTGCCAGGAGCACTTGTACATTCACAGACAAGCTCCTTCTGACCGGAATGTTCTTTGCCCAGACAGACGTCCATGTGGCTCACTTCCCACTACCTTAATGAAGTCTTTGCTCAATCAAGTATCACCTTCTCAATGTGGCCTAGCCTTTTTAAAATTGCAAACCCCAGCATTTCCAACCCTGACCCTACTGTATCATATACTGTAGTTTACTTATCTTCTTTCTGCCCCAATTAGAATGTaatctccatgagggcagggaatcTGATCTGTTTTGTTCGCTGAGGCATTCCCAATGCCCAGAATGGTGTCCGGCACATGTTGGGCGGAATGCAGCATCTATGCAGGTGTCCACATGGGTTTCTGGCTTTCTCACCCTCTAAAACAAGCACAGCCAGGTGAATCCACTCACCAGCCCAATAAGCTACACCCACTGTGAGCAGGCCCTCGTGCCCAGGCTCAAATGGCCAAATTAGGCAAGACAAACGTAGTTCCTCCTAGGACTCTAGCTGGGTGGGCTTGGTTGTGTGTGGGGGGCTGTTTTCAGTCACCCAGCAGAGAAAGTCATTCCACCCATTCTTCCAGCTGTTTTGAGTCCAGCGGTAGGGGCTGGGGGGCACCCACAGGGACCCACCGGGCAGGTGAGGCAGCTGGCTCGCCCTGGTGACCCAGAGCCTcctctgcagccttgttttttatgATCTTGCTTAGAACCATCAAAGTCACCACTTCAGAGGCCCCTAATGGGGCTGAATATGTTAAAGTCTTTGCAATTCCTGGATCAAAGAGGCTGGGTAAACAGTAGGCAGCGTCCAGGCTGGTGACTGGCTGATGCCCTCAGGTAACAGCTCCCCGGGCCCCTGCAGCTGACACCAGCTCCCAGACAGCCTCGCATAGCCCCTCTGGGTTTGGGAAGGAGAGATCTTGCCCTTCTAGGGACCCTCTTAGACAGCCAGGGCATGCCTTGGAACAGCTGTAGTTTCCCCATCAGCATTTGGGGTGAGGGAGAGAGCTGAAGGCCTGAGGGACCCTATCCCAGACAGAGAAGCCCTACCCAGGCTCTAACTCTGGGGTTCTCTGGAATTCCCCCAGGCTTAGCCCCCATTCCTGGAGGGGCCTCCAGCCCAGATTCACCCAGCTCATTCTCCAGCTGCTCCTGTACAGGGCTGGGGTCAAGCAGCCTGACCTGGAGTGAGGCCAGGTCCAGGGCCATTAGgattccaggatttttttttaacgggAGAGTCCTAGACTGGCTGAGGTGTAGACACGAGGTCCCAGCACACAGTCATCACACTGGGGCCGGCTTGAGGGAGAGAGTAAGGAAGGAGGGCTGGTTCCCTAGCCACAGCTCAGGTCTGACACCCCACCATGCCTACAGTGTGAGCCAGACTCAGGCTGGAGGAGGCAGTGCAGGCCCCACAGCTATGGAAAGTCCTTCTTGCCCAAGAGAAAGCATGGTGCTATGCTCAGTTTAGATGATCTTTATTGGCAGGTGTTAAGAGTGCAAAATAGTAATAAATCCAGAGGGATGGAAGGAGGTGGGGCATGGCTCCCACCTACCAAGTGAGGACCCTCTAACCAGGCCAGTGGGGAGGGAGCACTTGACTGTGGCCACTTTGGGCCCAGCACTTTCCAAAGAATAAGCTCCCCGGCAGGAGGGCTCCGTACAACACAGGGGAAGGGAGCAACACCTTGGAGGGGGCATGGGTAGGTCCTGCCCCAGGCTGCTTGGCTCCTGTCCACTGCACACCTAGACCCCTCAAGAGGCAGGTGTCACAGCTCAGGGTGTGTTAGGGCACTGGGCTAAACCTACCCCTGCACAAACTCAGCTATCTGCCACATGTCTATTTCCCTCCTCCCGGTTATTAGACAGGTTGGACCACTGGCCCCGTTAGTGGCCCAGCCTGACCCAAAGTGAGTAGTCCCCATAACATACCATATTTTAGCTATGTGTGTGGGCTGCTGGCCCTCCAAGGAGGCTGCTGGGATCACTGTGGGCTGGCCCTAGCCAAAAAAGACCCTTTTTGGGCCATGGAAATCAACTCAAGATGCTGGGCATTATGGCTACCATTCCAAATTTCCTTTGTCTCCTGAAGGTGATCTACCCCCAAGACAAATGGTCCCAGCATCCataatcatatggcccaagtgtgtggtgcaataACCAAAGGACCCTGCTGCCAAGGGCCCCAGCTTGGCTGTAAGCCCACAGAGGTCTCCCTCGGGGAGTCTGGTCTGTTCAGTTGAAGGCCCTACCCTGCAGCAGCAGTACTGGGCCACCTGCCACAGGCTGCCTGTCTCTGATCATGTCCTCCACACTCTCCTGGAGACCCCACCCAATCTGGTGAGGTCCAGCCCCTTCTGGCCAGGGTCCGAGTCAATTACAAGGCAGCCAGGTTGGGTAGGAGTGGGCCCGGGCCAGCAGAGGCTGCACAGGGGTCACATAGTAATTGACAGTGGCAGGCACAATCCCGTCGGGGCCTGGAGGGTGCCAGGCTAGGGCAGCGGTGGCAGCTGGGCCCTGCTCAGCCAGTGCCTGGAGCGCCATCGTGGCAATGAGGTCTAGTGTCTGGCGGCGTTCGTGGTTCATGAGGCACACAGTGCTCTCGTTGACTACCCGGTGCAGCATCACCAGGCAGGCATAGCGGCGGGCAGCATCAGTCCCACTGAAGTGGGCCTCCAAGTAGCGCTCCAGAGTGCGCTGCTGCTCCACTAGGTCTGGAAAGTCGATGAAGAAGCGGGAGCACATGTAGCGTTGCAAGGCACAGACGTCAGTGCT
This DNA window, taken from Elephas maximus indicus isolate mEleMax1 chromosome 3, mEleMax1 primary haplotype, whole genome shotgun sequence, encodes the following:
- the TRNP1 gene encoding TMF-regulated nuclear protein 1, which codes for MPGCRISACGPGAQEGTAEPGSPPPPREPLPSPQPQLPTPTLTPAQAPSEAVPEPAGAVEGLELQRWRQGAGGGARGPGPAAVPGSGAAGAGGRALELAEARRRLLEVEGRRRLVSELESRVLQLHRVFLAAELRLAHRAESLGRLSGGVAQAELYLAAHGPRLKKGPRRGRRARPPALLASALGLGGCVPWGAGRLRRGHGPEPDSPFRRSPPRGPASPQR